The following DNA comes from Nitrogeniibacter aestuarii.
CTGATTGCCCAGCAGGTCAGCCTGATCAACATGAGTTTCGGCATCGCCCGTGATGTGTCCGCCCTGAGGGCCGCATGCGAGCGCGCCACGGCACACGATTGCCTGCTGGTGGCGGCTGCACCGTCGCATGGTCCGACGACCTACCCGGCCGGGTTCGGGGCCTGCATCGCCGTGACCGGGGACGCGCGCTGCCAGCCCGGTGAAATCGCCTTGCTCGGGACGGCCAAGGCTGACTTCGGCACCCATCCGTTTGTGCACGCCGGCCAGCCGCAGCATGGGGGCGGTGCCAGCATTGCAACGGCCCGCATGACCGGCCTGATCGGGGACATGGTCCGGCGCGGTGTCTCCATCGCCCATGTCGAGGCGGCACTGGTCGCACGAGCAGCGTACGTGGGCCCGGAGGTGATCGGTGCCTGATCGGCGTTTCACTCTGTGGGCGCTTGCCGCGGCGCTCCTGTTCGTGCTGTGGCCGGTGACCGGTCAGGCGGGACTCGGGCTGGCCGCCGTTCTTGTGCTTGTCTCGATCCGCCATGAGCGCCATCGTGCGGCGCTGCTGTGCGCGGCCAATGGGCTGGCCTGGGGGAGCATCCTGGCCCTCGCATACCACCTGCTGGCTGATCATTTCCAGTTGCGCTACGTGTGGATCTACAGCGGCGCGGCGCTGCCGACCCACCTCAAGCTGGCCAACATCTGGGGCGGGGACGAAGGCACGACCTTGCTTTTGGCGGCACTGCTGGTGGCGCTGGCTGCCCGGCGTTCGACGCGCACGGCACCGAATCAGGCCACCGCCTGGCTGGCGGCCTGGTATCTCGCGGTGGCGGCATGGCTGTCCCCGTTCGCGGCAACGCCGGCCGAGTGGCTCGCGGAAAAGAGCGCTCAGGGCATGAACGCCCACCTGATGAATATCTGGATGCTGCTGCACGCCCCCATGGTGTTGCTGGCCTATGCCTGGGTGCTGGCACTGGTCGCGCCGTCGTTGGCGGCGCTGTCCCGCTCGGTCACGCGCTGGCCGTCGAGCGCGCTGATCGATGCCCGGCGTGCGTGGGTGTGGCTCACCGCCGGGATCGGCTTCGGCATGGTGTGGGCGTTTGAAGATGCCATGTACGGTCAGTTCTGGCACTGGGACCCGGTGCAGACCGCAATCTTCGCCGCCTGGTGCGCACTGGGCGCCCATCTGCACGGCGCGCGCGGCTGGACGACACGGCCGGGGACCTGGCGCTGGGTGCCGGTGTGGTCGTTGCTGGCGGCGCTGATGGTGGCCGCGACCATGGCGGTGACCCGCAATGAAGTGCTGGCCAGTTCCCATCGCTACGTGGGCAGCAGCACCTGGATGGCGCATCTGCTGGCGGCCGGGGGCATCCTGATCGGTGCCCTGGTGGCCGGGTGGCAGGGCCGAGGCCGGGGCGGGGCGCAGAACCAGCCGGCCACCGGGCGCGGCCTCTCGCTGCAGGTGCTCGCCCTGCGGCTGACCCAGTTGTGTTTCGTGGTGCTGGCCGTGTGCGCCGCCGCCTATCTGGCCTGGGCGTTCACTGCCGCGGCGCTCGACCTGCCGCGGCCCGGCCATTTGCGCCCCTTCTTCGAGACCCTGACCAACTGGGCCAACGGCAGCGAACTTCCGCTGCTGCGGGCGGCCTTCGCGCAGTGGGACATGGACGGATACAGCGCGGCCCGGTGGATGGTGCTCCCGCTCGCTGCGCTGGGATTTGTCGGCGGCTGGTTCTTCACGCGACGCGTGTCGCGCGCGGCGGCGTGGGTGTCCCTGGGGGTGGTCGGCGCCGCAGCGGCGTGGGTGAGCCTGGTCGAAGGCCCGCTCACCCGCAGCTACAAAGGCACCGGGGTGCTCTCCCAGTCGGTCGTCCACATGCTGCCGCAACTGGATGTCTGCCTGGTGGCCGGCAGCTATCTCGCGCTCGCCTGTCTGCTGTGGACCGGGATGCGTGCCTGGCGTACGCCGAAATCGGCGTCCTACCTCATTCCCCTCGGCGTGTTGCACGCCGGCGCGGTCATCGCCCTGTGGGGCGGGCTGCTGGCCACGGCGATGAATGCTTACGGGCAGCAGCGGATCGAGGTGGGCTCCGATTGGGCCCATGTGGTTCGGGGCTATCAGCTGCGCATCGCGGATGTCGAGGTCAGTCGCGGTGACGACGGCGGGGCCTGGTCCGACCAGGGGCCGTATTTCGCGATGGCGAGTATCGAGCTGATGACGCCGGATGCCCGCCAGGTGCAGGGGCATGCCCTGTACCGGGACAGCCGCTCGGCGATGGCCAACGATAGCGGCCCGGTGCGGCAGATCTGCGAAATCCTCGACTACCGCTTTGCGCGCTACGCCAACGTGTCCGGTTATGTGCTGCATCCCTTCATCTCCCGAAGCTGGATGTCGGATACGCAGCTGTGGGTGAATCCGGCTGCCCTGATCAACGTGGCCGACGGCGGTGACGCCCCGCCGGTGGTGGCGGTGCTGCGCGTCTTTCCCTTTGCCTCCCTGCTGTGGCTCGGTCTGGTGCTGACCGTGGCGGCGGGGGCCTGGCTGGCATTTGTTCCCATGGGACATTCAAAGGAGCATGACCGATGAGTTCGATTCCCGTGCTGATTCTCGGTGCCGGTCCGGCGGCAAGTCTGCTGTCGATGGCACTCCAACCCCTGGGGATTTCCCCCGTCGTCATCGGGCGCCATCGTCGTCGGCCCGCGGTTGAAGGGCTGTCGCAGCGGGTGGTGGATGCGCTGGTCGGGTTCGAATGCCGGCACGCACTCGAGATGCTCGGCCCCCGCTGGCACCGGGTGTCGCGTTGGGCCGGCAGCGAATCTGCGATGAATGGCGAGTTCGTGGTCGAGCGCAGCCAGTTCGATCGCAGTCTGATGCAGGACGCGATTGCGCACGGCGTGTCGTTTCACGAAGGCACGGTGAGTCGTGTCAAGCGGGTGAGCGACGGCGGCTTCGAAGTCATCTGGCAGGACGCCTTCGGCAACCATCATCTGACCCAGGCGGCGATGGTCGTGGAGTGTCGCGGTCAAGCGGCCCCCAAGGAGGCGCCCGACATTCACGCGCCCTACGCGCTGGTGGCCATCACCCGCACGTTTTCGAATGTCCCGGTGCACGACCGGGTGACGCTGACGGAGTCGTTCGAGCACGGCTGGGCGTGGGGGGGCGTCGACCCCACCGGGATGGCCAGCCTTCAGGTCGTCGTCACCCAGGAGATGCTGGCCGAACACGACAACGACCTGAGCGCCGTGCACTCGCGCTGTGTGGGTGCGCTGACGCTGATTCCGGATTATCTCGGCACCGCGTGCGAGCCCACGGGGCATCTGAGCGCGCGTGCCATCCGGCCGGTGCTACGCGCCGCCCGTTTCAGCCGTGACCAGCTGCATGTGGGGGACGCCTGCTACACCAATGACCCGCTCTCGGGGCATGGCGTGTTCGAAGCGGCCTCCGGCGCACTGGCGGCCGCACCGGCCATCAACACCCTGATCCACCACCCTCGGGATGCCGACACGGCGGTGGCCTATCTCGAGGACAGATCCCGCGCCATCTTCGCGTCGCGCATGCAGGCCGCCCGCGATCTCTATCGCCTGGAGACCACGTGGCGCGACGCGCCCTTCTGGCGCCAGATGCAGGCCTTCGAACTGTCGGCACCGGCCGCGGCCGGCCGAAGCGCGCCGGCGGTGACCCTGGAAGAGCGGGGCGTCGTCGAAAGCGGCCGCATCGTCAAGCGGCCGGTGCTGGTGAGCCCCGAGTATCCGCGCGGCGTGCGCTTCTCCGGTCAGGTGGATCTGGGCCAACTCGTCAGCCTCAAGCAGCGCCACCCGGACATCAGTCGCGAGGCCCTCAGCCGTGCCCTGTCGGTCTCGCCCGACGACGTGGCCATGGCGTGTGCCTTTGTCAGAACCATGCAGCAGCCCGCAGCCGCGGGGGCCGAATCACCGCGTGCACATCACTAGAAAATCAGGAGGCAATTCATGAATCAAGCACTTCGAATCATCGCGCTCGGCGCCGTCTTTTCCGGCAGCGCGTTCACCCCGCTGGCCCATGCCGAAGGCGACAGCTCGTCGTTTTCGACCAGCGCCAATGTGGGGCTCTACTCCCAGTATGTGTTCCGCGGCATCGGCTACACCCAGGAAAACCCGGCCGTGCAGGGCGGCTTCGACGTGTCGCATGAAAGCGGCCTCTACCTGGGGATCTGGGGTACCAACGTCAGTGACGCAGCACTGAACAACGCCGCGGGCGAGATCGACATCTACGGCGGCTACGCGGGCCAGGTCGGTGACTTCGGCTACGACGTCGGTTTCCTGCAGTTCCTCTTTCCGGGTGGCGAGATCAACGGCACGAACGAGAGCTACAACACGCTCGAACTGTACGCGGGTGTCAGCTGGGGCCCGGTGGGGATCAAGTACTCGCACACCGTCACCGACTACTTCGGCTTCAACAACAAGACCTTCGGTCAGGGGCGGGGTGGTTCGAGCGGATCGAACTACATCGAAGCCAACGTCGGCTATGAATTCGCCCCCGGCTGGACCGCCATTGCGCATGCCGGTCGGCAGCACGTGGAGAACTACAACGAGTACAGCTTCAACGACTGGAAGCTCGGCGTGGCCTACGCCTTCGGCTCGGGCTGGGAGGCGGGTCTCGCGTGGGTCGATACCACCGCGGACTCGGACCTCTACACCGTCTGTGACGACAACAGTCACTGCAAGGACACGGGCAAGGGCAAGGTCCTGGCCCACATCAAGCGCACGTTCTGACAGAACACTGACTCCTCGTTCGTCGCACGATGCGGCGACTCCTAGCGCCGGAATTGCGCGCAGCGCTCAGTCTCCATTCTTCCGGTGTTTTCCCCACTGAATCGGCTCCGTTCGTTCAGTGGGGATTCTTTTTTTGGGCGGCCTTGCCTCATGAAAGGGTTTCTTGTCTGAAAGGAGATATGGCGCGATTGATCAGGCGCTTCCTTGGTGAGCGGCTGTCGTTATGGATGTCCGTTGCGCGTGGCAGAATGAAAAGACCCGGTGAGCGCCGGGTCTTTCTTTTGCCTGCCGTCAGGAGGACGCATTGCCGCAGACGCTATCCGAACCGTGCCATAGCGAGTTGATCATCAAGAAAAGCCGTTTCATTGGCTGTGTGCAGCCCGTGTCCGACCGGGCGGCGGCGGTGGCGGTGGTCAATGAACTGCGCGGGGCACATCCGGGGGCGGCTCATGTGTGCTGGGCCTTGATGGCCGGTGGGCAGTCGGCGGCCGTAGACGACGGCGAACCCGGTGGCACTGCCGGCCGGCCGATGCTGGATGTGCTCAGGCATCAGGATCTGGAGGGTGTGCTGGCGACCGTGGTGCGTTACTACGGTGGCGTGAAACTGGGGGCCGGCGGTCTGGTACGCGCCTACACGGATGCGGTGGCTCAGGCCCTGCTGGGTGCGACGCGTCAGCCGCTGGTGCGCATGGCAGCGTTTGCTTGCGAAGTGCCGTACGCCTTCGAGGGGGTGGTTCGGCGCTTGCTTGACGATGCGGGCGCAACGCTTGACGGGGTGGCTCATGGCGAGTCGGTTCGCATGAGCATATCGCTCGGCGCTGAGGCGCTGGTGCAGCTGAAGGCCGCCGTCACGGAATCGACGCAGGGACGTGTGCTCTGGTTGCCTGATGACGATGGGGCGAGCACGGACTAGATCGTCAGACGATCAGGGTGCCCTCAAAGGGCAAGTAGGTCGGTTGATGATGTTCCACCGGCGCCGGATGGTTCGATTTGACGGCGTGCGGTGACTTGAACATGGTATGGCCGACGATGGCCAGCAGCATCATGGTGGCAGCAAAGGCGTAGAGGGCGCGGTCGATAGTGGGCATGTTGAGGGCTCCCGAGCAACTGTTCGTTCCGGCGTCCGGGCGCGTCTTATGGGGCGCTTCCGCCGGATTATCTGTCTGGGACAGTGTTTATCCCTGAAGACATGCCAACGATAAGTTGCGCCGTTTCTTGCGGCAACTATCGGGTCGATTGGCTATTGCTATTGCGCTGCAAAAACAGTTCTCGTGGATGTCGCCAGCGGAGGCGTTCCGTCAATTCGTTGGAGTGTGGGGCCCTGGTTCAAAGGCGCAGGCCCCGACGGATTCCGGTCGTCGCGCCGATGACAAGCGGCCTGACGTTTGCCGTGGCCAACACAGTATTGAAACCGGGGACGAGGACGTGGCCCGGATCGAGCTCTGGTGAGCTGACGTCCGATAAAAAAGGCTCCCCGAAGGGAGCCTTTTTCGTGGTGCCGGACGGGTCAGTCGTTGTTCATGAAACCCAGCAGATGCAGCAGGCTGGTGAAAAGGTTGAACAGCGACACGAACAGCGTGACCGTGGCCATGATGTAGTTGGTTTCGCCGCCGTGGATGATATTGGAGGTCTCATACAGGATGAGGCCGGACATCAGCAGCACGAATGCGGCAGAGACGGTCAGCGACAGGGCCGGGATGCTGAAGAAGATGGCGCCCAGGCCGGCCAGGAAGGCCACCAGGATGCCGACGGCCAGGAAACCGCCCATGAAGGAAAAGTCCTTGCGGGTGGTCAGCGCATAGCCTGACAGGCCCAGGAAGATGGCGCCAGTCAGCACGAAGGCGGTCATCACCGTCTGGCCGCCGTTGGGCAGTGCCAGATAGGCGTTGAGGATCGGGCCGAGGGTGTAACCCATGAAACCGGTCAGGCCGAATACCGCGAGAATGCCCCAGCTGCTGTTGCGCAGTTTGGTGGTGGCGAACAGCAGGCCGAAGTAGCCGACCAGTGTGATGATGATGCCCGGATGCGGCAGGTTCAGTGCCATGGCCGCACCAGCCGTGACGGCGGCGAACAGCAGCGTCATGGACAGCAGGGTGTAGGTATTGCGGATGACCTTGTTGGTCGCCAGGACGGAACGCTCACGCGCCTGGCCCACCTGTTGCGGGAACGGCGAAGTTCGATTCATGTGTCGATCTCCTAAAAAGCTTTCCATGTGTGAGTCGGGACAGCGGCGCCCATGGTTCACGCACGCTAACGCCTTGCAGTGTAGGCTCTGGTTTTGATAGAACCAAATCGAATTAAGTTCATAAAAACATCGATTTTTTCGAGGTATGGGGATGCCCGCGCTCAACTTCAAGCATCTGCGCTATTTCTGGATGGTCGCCAAGGCGGGCAGTATCGCCAAGGCCAGCGAGCAATTGCATCTGACGCCCCAGTCGGTGAGCGGGCAGATCACCGCCTTCGAAGCACGCATCGGCGTGG
Coding sequences within:
- the qhpE gene encoding subtilisin-like serine protease QhpE, encoding MNAPVRVGLIDGTVAVPQATSVVAARRFHGDAASVDAHAGMVAQSVLAHCPEAALVSAEVFDVRRTAPVEAIIDAIDWLIAQQVSLINMSFGIARDVSALRAACERATAHDCLLVAAAPSHGPTTYPAGFGACIAVTGDARCQPGEIALLGTAKADFGTHPFVHAGQPQHGGGASIATARMTGLIGDMVRRGVSIAHVEAALVARAAYVGPEVIGA
- the ccsA gene encoding cytochrome c biogenesis protein CcsA, translated to MPDRRFTLWALAAALLFVLWPVTGQAGLGLAAVLVLVSIRHERHRAALLCAANGLAWGSILALAYHLLADHFQLRYVWIYSGAALPTHLKLANIWGGDEGTTLLLAALLVALAARRSTRTAPNQATAWLAAWYLAVAAWLSPFAATPAEWLAEKSAQGMNAHLMNIWMLLHAPMVLLAYAWVLALVAPSLAALSRSVTRWPSSALIDARRAWVWLTAGIGFGMVWAFEDAMYGQFWHWDPVQTAIFAAWCALGAHLHGARGWTTRPGTWRWVPVWSLLAALMVAATMAVTRNEVLASSHRYVGSSTWMAHLLAAGGILIGALVAGWQGRGRGGAQNQPATGRGLSLQVLALRLTQLCFVVLAVCAAAYLAWAFTAAALDLPRPGHLRPFFETLTNWANGSELPLLRAAFAQWDMDGYSAARWMVLPLAALGFVGGWFFTRRVSRAAAWVSLGVVGAAAAWVSLVEGPLTRSYKGTGVLSQSVVHMLPQLDVCLVAGSYLALACLLWTGMRAWRTPKSASYLIPLGVLHAGAVIALWGGLLATAMNAYGQQRIEVGSDWAHVVRGYQLRIADVEVSRGDDGGAWSDQGPYFAMASIELMTPDARQVQGHALYRDSRSAMANDSGPVRQICEILDYRFARYANVSGYVLHPFISRSWMSDTQLWVNPAALINVADGGDAPPVVAVLRVFPFASLLWLGLVLTVAAGAWLAFVPMGHSKEHDR
- the qhpG gene encoding flavin-dependent monooxygenase QhpG; translation: MSSIPVLILGAGPAASLLSMALQPLGISPVVIGRHRRRPAVEGLSQRVVDALVGFECRHALEMLGPRWHRVSRWAGSESAMNGEFVVERSQFDRSLMQDAIAHGVSFHEGTVSRVKRVSDGGFEVIWQDAFGNHHLTQAAMVVECRGQAAPKEAPDIHAPYALVAITRTFSNVPVHDRVTLTESFEHGWAWGGVDPTGMASLQVVVTQEMLAEHDNDLSAVHSRCVGALTLIPDYLGTACEPTGHLSARAIRPVLRAARFSRDQLHVGDACYTNDPLSGHGVFEAASGALAAAPAINTLIHHPRDADTAVAYLEDRSRAIFASRMQAARDLYRLETTWRDAPFWRQMQAFELSAPAAAGRSAPAVTLEERGVVESGRIVKRPVLVSPEYPRGVRFSGQVDLGQLVSLKQRHPDISREALSRALSVSPDDVAMACAFVRTMQQPAAAGAESPRAHH
- a CDS encoding TorF family putative porin, translating into MNQALRIIALGAVFSGSAFTPLAHAEGDSSSFSTSANVGLYSQYVFRGIGYTQENPAVQGGFDVSHESGLYLGIWGTNVSDAALNNAAGEIDIYGGYAGQVGDFGYDVGFLQFLFPGGEINGTNESYNTLELYAGVSWGPVGIKYSHTVTDYFGFNNKTFGQGRGGSSGSNYIEANVGYEFAPGWTAIAHAGRQHVENYNEYSFNDWKLGVAYAFGSGWEAGLAWVDTTADSDLYTVCDDNSHCKDTGKGKVLAHIKRTF
- a CDS encoding IMPACT family protein; translated protein: MPQTLSEPCHSELIIKKSRFIGCVQPVSDRAAAVAVVNELRGAHPGAAHVCWALMAGGQSAAVDDGEPGGTAGRPMLDVLRHQDLEGVLATVVRYYGGVKLGAGGLVRAYTDAVAQALLGATRQPLVRMAAFACEVPYAFEGVVRRLLDDAGATLDGVAHGESVRMSISLGAEALVQLKAAVTESTQGRVLWLPDDDGASTD
- a CDS encoding Bax inhibitor-1/YccA family protein, with the translated sequence MNRTSPFPQQVGQARERSVLATNKVIRNTYTLLSMTLLFAAVTAGAAMALNLPHPGIIITLVGYFGLLFATTKLRNSSWGILAVFGLTGFMGYTLGPILNAYLALPNGGQTVMTAFVLTGAIFLGLSGYALTTRKDFSFMGGFLAVGILVAFLAGLGAIFFSIPALSLTVSAAFVLLMSGLILYETSNIIHGGETNYIMATVTLFVSLFNLFTSLLHLLGFMNND